One stretch of Bosea vaviloviae DNA includes these proteins:
- a CDS encoding amidohydrolase family protein codes for MREASSNQDRAPACPGPDPRPHGPTRYRVPPGAVDSHAHVIGLPPAYPFVESRSYTPPEATADRYLAMLDATGMSYGVLVQVSVHGTDNRLTVETLRAHRDRLRGIAVIPLGLRDRELAELQETGIVGLRLNILYGGGIGFEQLDAYAALAREMGWHLQFLIDARDLVPLAPRLGKLPVPFVLDHWGHFPVSRGLDDPGFQTLLSLLRDGGWVKLSGAYRNSVEGPPYADTIPFARLLHEAAPERCVWGSDWPHVAHWQVMMNVGDLLDLLAEWVPDEAARKRVFVDNAHRLYGFEGVVPAGSAGG; via the coding sequence ATGCGTGAGGCGAGCTCCAATCAGGATCGGGCTCCGGCATGCCCGGGGCCCGATCCTCGCCCGCATGGGCCGACGCGTTATCGCGTGCCGCCAGGCGCGGTCGACAGCCACGCCCATGTCATCGGCCTGCCACCGGCCTATCCCTTCGTGGAGAGCCGCAGCTACACCCCGCCGGAGGCGACGGCGGACCGCTATCTTGCCATGCTCGATGCCACCGGCATGAGCTATGGCGTGCTCGTCCAGGTCAGCGTGCATGGCACCGACAATCGATTGACCGTCGAGACCCTGAGGGCCCATCGCGACAGGCTGCGCGGCATTGCCGTCATCCCGCTCGGCCTGCGCGACCGGGAGCTTGCGGAGCTGCAGGAGACCGGCATCGTCGGTCTCAGGCTCAACATCCTCTATGGCGGCGGCATCGGCTTCGAGCAGCTCGACGCCTATGCGGCGCTGGCCCGGGAGATGGGCTGGCATCTGCAATTCCTGATCGATGCGCGCGATCTCGTCCCGCTCGCGCCGAGGCTGGGGAAGCTGCCGGTTCCCTTCGTGCTCGACCATTGGGGCCATTTCCCGGTCTCGCGCGGCCTCGACGATCCGGGCTTCCAGACGCTGCTCTCGCTCCTGCGCGATGGCGGTTGGGTCAAGCTCTCGGGCGCCTACCGCAACAGCGTAGAGGGACCGCCCTATGCGGACACCATTCCCTTCGCCCGGCTGCTGCATGAGGCGGCGCCCGAGCGCTGCGTCTGGGGCTCGGACTGGCCCCATGTCGCGCATTGGCAGGTGATGATGAATGTCGGCGACCTGCTCGACCTCCTGGCCGAGTGGGTGCCGGACGAGGCGGCGCGCAAGCGCGTCTTCGTCGACAACGCGCACAGGCTTTATGGCTTTGAGGGCGTCGTTCCGGCTGGGTCTGCTGGGGGCTGA
- a CDS encoding methyl-accepting chemotaxis protein, which translates to MTALIEIVRHEIGKRLPMFALDHKTRSLLRWLKPVVEKNIERLCYLDYARALAVHADKVADISTRMDEMVACASSHFSVLFAANFDEEYVASVVRFRNIEIESSLGARSRLSIAMRLLEPIALVLARKNRFSPAGMARDMEIVGRVFTLDINTTIALEQQKLSDDGAARQIRLAEGAADFQTKMRELNQAVYDSSDRFLKSADRASQMSEAAAHETAEVSSAARRTQESAAVTASATEELSMAAAEIGSTMERNRDIAVRGVADALRLSANVESLGAGANQIGSVVGLIAAIAAQTNLLALNAAIEAARAGPAGRGFAVIAGEVKALAGQTELATRDISAQISALQAIANGSILEVKSISATIREMETEMRSISELASKQSAATALIYGDAAEVSTIAEGTMTSAGIVKNAVGILHETTGQARDLAKQLRLTSVELDSDIGDFVGWLAIT; encoded by the coding sequence GTGACAGCCCTCATCGAAATCGTCAGGCATGAGATCGGCAAACGTCTGCCGATGTTCGCGCTCGATCATAAGACACGGTCGCTCCTCCGGTGGCTGAAACCGGTTGTCGAGAAGAATATCGAGAGGCTGTGTTACCTCGATTACGCACGGGCTCTGGCCGTCCATGCCGACAAGGTGGCGGATATTTCGACCAGAATGGACGAAATGGTTGCCTGTGCTTCGAGCCATTTCAGCGTGTTGTTCGCTGCGAATTTCGACGAGGAATACGTCGCGTCAGTCGTCAGGTTCCGCAATATCGAGATTGAATCGTCGCTCGGCGCCCGGTCGCGCCTGTCGATCGCGATGCGTCTGCTCGAGCCGATCGCGCTGGTTCTGGCCCGGAAAAACCGTTTCTCGCCGGCAGGAATGGCGCGCGACATGGAGATCGTCGGGCGGGTCTTCACGCTGGATATCAATACGACCATCGCCCTGGAGCAGCAGAAGCTCTCGGATGATGGCGCCGCGCGACAAATACGCCTCGCCGAGGGTGCCGCCGATTTCCAGACGAAAATGCGCGAGTTGAATCAGGCCGTCTACGATTCATCCGACCGTTTTCTCAAAAGCGCCGATCGCGCCTCGCAGATGAGCGAGGCTGCGGCCCACGAAACCGCCGAGGTCAGCTCGGCGGCGCGCCGGACCCAGGAAAGCGCAGCCGTGACCGCCTCGGCGACGGAAGAGCTCTCGATGGCCGCCGCGGAGATCGGCAGCACGATGGAGCGGAACCGGGACATCGCCGTCCGTGGCGTTGCGGACGCGCTCAGGCTCTCCGCCAATGTCGAAAGCCTTGGCGCGGGTGCAAACCAGATCGGTTCCGTCGTCGGCCTGATCGCGGCCATCGCGGCGCAAACCAATCTCCTGGCGCTCAATGCCGCCATCGAGGCCGCGCGGGCTGGTCCGGCAGGCCGCGGCTTTGCCGTGATCGCCGGCGAAGTGAAGGCCCTGGCCGGCCAGACGGAGTTGGCGACCAGGGATATCTCGGCACAGATCAGCGCACTGCAGGCGATCGCAAACGGCTCCATCCTCGAGGTGAAATCGATCTCCGCGACCATTCGCGAGATGGAAACGGAGATGCGGTCGATCTCGGAACTGGCTTCAAAGCAGAGCGCTGCCACAGCGCTGATTTATGGCGATGCTGCGGAGGTATCGACGATTGCGGAAGGAACCATGACGAGCGCCGGCATTGTCAAAAATGCGGTCGGTATCCTGCATGAGACGACCGGACAGGCGCGCGACCTGGCCAAGCAACTCAGGTTGACCTCTGTGGAGCTCGACAGCGATATCGGCGATTTCGTCGGCTGGCTGGCTATCACCTAG
- a CDS encoding MFS transporter, with the protein MSTTPATIVPIEDTSLTGFYKDMTVPEKRTFWACATGWALDGMDFMIYPLVIGTIIQLWNVDPGTAGLAGTVTLLASALGGWGAGYLADRIGRVRTLQLTIIWFSFFSLLCAFAQNFDQLLICRALLGLGFGGEWAAGAVLMGETIRAQYRGRAVGSVQSGWAVGWGLAVLAQAALFSYLPPEQAWRWMFAIGALPALLVLYLRAYVKEPEVAAQTRAKVAAKGESPSILEIFQGPILKVTVLASLVSMGCQGGYYAITFWVPRFLTTERKLSIVSSTGYLAALIVGSFAGYLVGAWYADRFGRRNLFLVFSLGAIAVVAAYTQLPLSNEVLWVLGFPLGFFASGYFSGMGAFLTELYPTRLRGSGQGFCYNFGRGMGALFPFLVGYLSQTTTLANAICIFAVIAYVVFFAAAYALPETRGKVLHADA; encoded by the coding sequence ATGTCGACGACACCAGCAACGATCGTTCCGATCGAGGATACGAGCCTGACCGGCTTCTACAAGGACATGACCGTCCCGGAGAAGCGCACCTTCTGGGCCTGCGCCACCGGCTGGGCCCTCGATGGCATGGATTTCATGATCTACCCGCTGGTGATCGGCACGATCATCCAGCTCTGGAACGTCGATCCCGGTACCGCTGGCCTCGCCGGCACGGTGACCTTGCTGGCCTCGGCGCTCGGCGGCTGGGGCGCGGGCTATCTCGCCGACAGGATCGGCCGGGTGCGGACGCTCCAGCTCACGATCATCTGGTTCTCGTTTTTCTCGCTGCTGTGCGCCTTCGCGCAGAATTTCGACCAGCTCCTGATCTGCCGCGCCTTGCTCGGCCTGGGCTTCGGCGGCGAATGGGCGGCCGGCGCCGTGCTGATGGGCGAGACCATCCGGGCGCAATATCGCGGCCGCGCCGTTGGTTCCGTGCAATCGGGCTGGGCCGTCGGCTGGGGGCTCGCCGTGCTGGCGCAGGCTGCCCTGTTCTCCTACCTGCCGCCCGAACAGGCCTGGCGCTGGATGTTCGCGATCGGTGCGCTGCCGGCGCTGCTGGTGCTTTATCTGCGCGCCTATGTGAAGGAGCCCGAGGTCGCGGCGCAAACGCGCGCCAAGGTCGCCGCCAAGGGCGAGAGCCCCTCCATCCTCGAAATCTTCCAGGGCCCGATCCTGAAGGTCACGGTCCTCGCCTCCCTCGTCTCGATGGGCTGCCAGGGCGGCTATTACGCCATCACCTTCTGGGTGCCGCGCTTCCTGACGACCGAGCGCAAGCTCTCGATCGTCAGCTCGACGGGCTATCTCGCGGCGCTGATCGTCGGCTCCTTCGCCGGTTATCTCGTCGGGGCCTGGTATGCCGATAGATTCGGCCGCAGGAACCTCTTCCTGGTCTTCTCGCTCGGCGCGATCGCGGTCGTCGCGGCCTATACGCAATTGCCGCTATCGAACGAGGTGCTGTGGGTGCTCGGCTTCCCGCTCGGATTCTTCGCCTCCGGCTATTTCTCCGGCATGGGGGCGTTCCTGACCGAGCTCTATCCCACAAGGCTGCGCGGCTCGGGCCAGGGCTTCTGCTATAATTTCGGACGCGGCATGGGCGCGCTCTTCCCCTTCCTCGTCGGCTATCTCTCGCAGACCACGACGCTCGCCAACGCGATCTGCATCTTCGCCGTCATCGCCTATGTGGTGTTCTTCGCGGCGGCCTACGCTTTGCCTGAAACCCGCGGCAAGGTGCTCCATGCCGATGCGTGA
- a CDS encoding helix-turn-helix domain-containing protein, with product MTGRRQSALVDLWSKTGFAAALSEVTGPHLYDYGELPVATVAITLYDVRRHVLIEDGRVRRDGRVAAGRFRIGQPGRKVFVDAVPDVPSGKLLLLYLGDALLRDVGAGQGRSTPIELMDKAWDVDDPFLSQAAQRLVEASEAAHSGQSLLAEQLAYTLALHLSDRYAAPSSASGEHLRDLDAGMRARIADFVRADPGRDITLSDMAKLSGLSPSAFIRSFKRSTGQTPHRFVVEQRVEAAGDLLCASGMTIAEIALAVGFSSQSHLGTAFRTITGLSPARFRRLKRGEE from the coding sequence GTGACCGGCCGCAGGCAGTCGGCACTCGTCGACCTGTGGTCGAAGACGGGGTTTGCCGCGGCGCTGAGCGAGGTCACGGGCCCGCATCTCTATGACTATGGCGAGCTGCCTGTCGCGACCGTCGCGATCACCCTCTATGATGTGCGCCGTCATGTGCTGATCGAGGACGGCCGGGTCCGTCGTGATGGCCGCGTTGCGGCCGGGCGTTTCCGCATCGGGCAGCCGGGACGGAAGGTCTTCGTCGACGCGGTTCCCGATGTCCCGTCCGGAAAGCTGCTACTGCTTTATCTGGGCGATGCGCTGCTCAGGGATGTCGGGGCTGGCCAGGGCAGATCGACGCCGATCGAACTGATGGACAAGGCCTGGGACGTCGACGACCCGTTTCTGTCGCAGGCCGCCCAGCGGCTGGTCGAGGCCAGTGAGGCCGCCCATTCCGGCCAATCTCTGCTGGCCGAGCAGCTCGCCTATACGCTGGCGCTGCATCTGTCGGACCGTTACGCCGCCCCGAGCAGCGCATCAGGCGAGCACCTCCGCGATCTCGACGCCGGCATGCGCGCGCGGATCGCGGATTTCGTTCGTGCCGATCCGGGGCGCGACATCACGCTCTCCGACATGGCGAAACTGTCGGGTCTCAGCCCCTCCGCCTTCATCCGCAGCTTCAAGCGCTCCACCGGCCAGACGCCGCATCGTTTCGTCGTCGAGCAACGGGTAGAGGCGGCCGGCGATCTTCTCTGCGCTTCCGGGATGACGATCGCCGAGATCGCGCTCGCCGTCGGTTTCTCCTCGCAATCCCATCTCGGGACGGCGTTCCGGACGATCACCGGGCTGAGCCCGGCGCGCTTTCGGCGCCTCAAGCGCGGCGAAGAGTGA
- a CDS encoding GNAT family N-acetyltransferase, which yields MAAVQAIYAHHVLHGLASFEETPPGIDELLARRAAVLELGLPYLVAELDGRVAGYCYATAYRPRAAYRHTIEDSVYVADALGGHGIGTALLAALIARCDAGPWRQMLANIGNSGNAGSIALHRRFGFEPAGTLRSVGFKLGQWVDTILMQRPLGVGDSTLPAIGFSSEPSS from the coding sequence ATGGCCGCCGTGCAGGCGATCTACGCCCATCACGTCCTGCATGGGCTGGCGAGCTTCGAGGAGACACCGCCCGGCATCGACGAATTGCTGGCGCGCCGCGCCGCCGTGCTGGAGCTCGGCCTGCCCTATCTCGTCGCCGAGCTCGACGGCAGGGTCGCCGGCTATTGCTACGCCACGGCCTATCGCCCCCGGGCGGCCTATCGGCACACCATCGAGGATTCCGTCTATGTCGCCGACGCACTTGGCGGGCACGGCATCGGCACGGCGCTGCTCGCAGCCTTGATCGCCCGCTGCGACGCCGGCCCCTGGCGGCAGATGCTCGCCAATATCGGCAATAGCGGCAATGCCGGTTCGATCGCGCTGCACCGGCGCTTCGGATTCGAGCCCGCCGGCACCCTGCGCTCCGTCGGCTTCAAACTCGGCCAGTGGGTCGATACCATCCTGATGCAGCGCCCCCTGGGCGTGGGAGACAGCACGCTTCCCGCGATCGGCTTCAGCTCAGAACCCAGCTCTTGA
- a CDS encoding pyridoxal-phosphate-dependent aminotransferase family protein produces the protein MSVANGRAFLATPGPTNIPDRVLQAMMRPAEELSSATIVNLTESVLDDLKQIFRTTGETFVYTANGHGGWEAALSNVLSRGDKVLVLASGRFAVGWGEMAHFMGAEVEVLAGTWRRAVDPAAVEERLRQDTRHEIKAVLMVQIDTASGVVNDVPAVRKALDAVGHPALFMVDGVASVGCMPFEMDAWGIDVAMSASQKGLMSSPGLAFVAANEKAMQAHQTATMKTLYWDWSSRMNTLAYMKHCGTAPEHLLFGQRAALDMILSEGLEAVWKRHELLAGATHAAVSKWIEGQALAFNIPEPSQRAPSVTTILTQGVEAATITDHARDICGVTLGLGIGELTGKAFRIAHMGHVNAPMVLGALGAVEMTLQAKGIPHGSGGVAAAVAFLAEGVR, from the coding sequence GTCGCAAACGGCCGGGCTTTCCTGGCGACTCCAGGCCCGACCAATATTCCCGACCGGGTTCTCCAGGCGATGATGCGCCCGGCCGAGGAGCTCAGCTCGGCGACGATCGTCAACCTCACCGAGTCGGTGCTCGACGACCTCAAGCAGATCTTCCGCACCACCGGCGAAACCTTCGTCTACACCGCCAACGGCCATGGCGGCTGGGAGGCGGCTCTGAGCAATGTGCTCTCGCGCGGCGACAAGGTGCTGGTGCTGGCGAGCGGGCGCTTCGCCGTCGGCTGGGGCGAAATGGCGCACTTCATGGGCGCCGAGGTCGAGGTTCTCGCCGGGACCTGGCGCCGGGCGGTCGATCCCGCCGCCGTCGAGGAGCGCCTGCGGCAAGACACCCGGCATGAGATCAAGGCCGTGCTGATGGTCCAGATCGACACCGCCTCGGGCGTCGTCAACGACGTGCCCGCGGTGCGCAAGGCGTTGGACGCCGTCGGCCACCCGGCCTTGTTCATGGTCGACGGCGTCGCCTCGGTCGGCTGCATGCCCTTCGAGATGGATGCCTGGGGCATCGATGTCGCGATGTCGGCCTCGCAGAAGGGGCTGATGTCCTCGCCCGGCCTCGCCTTCGTCGCCGCCAATGAAAAGGCGATGCAGGCCCATCAGACCGCGACGATGAAGACGCTCTACTGGGACTGGTCGTCCCGCATGAACACGCTGGCCTATATGAAGCATTGCGGCACGGCCCCGGAGCATCTGCTCTTCGGCCAGCGCGCCGCGCTCGACATGATCCTGAGCGAGGGGCTGGAGGCGGTTTGGAAGCGCCATGAGCTGCTCGCCGGCGCGACCCATGCGGCGGTGTCGAAATGGATCGAGGGCCAGGCGCTGGCCTTCAACATCCCGGAGCCCTCGCAGCGCGCGCCCTCGGTGACGACGATCCTGACGCAAGGCGTCGAGGCCGCGACGATCACCGACCATGCCCGCGACATCTGCGGCGTGACGCTGGGTCTCGGCATCGGCGAGCTGACCGGAAAAGCCTTCCGCATCGCCCATATGGGCCATGTCAACGCGCCGATGGTGCTGGGCGCGCTCGGCGCCGTCGAGATGACGCTGCAGGCCAAGGGCATCCCCCATGGCAGCGGCGGCGTCGCGGCGGCAGTGGCCTTCCTGGCGGAAGGCGTGCGCTAA
- a CDS encoding MFS transporter, whose protein sequence is MIPRRTTLCLGLSQLISWGISYYLIGSFGELIANDLGWSGAVVYGGFSAALLVMGLTSPLVGRLVDRHGGLPVMAAGALLNAAGCAGLALAETVPAYYVAWICLGLAMRLTLYDAAFAALARIGGPQARGPIAQITLLGGLASTLFWPLGAELAAHFGWRGALMVYAGIALLSAPLYLAIPNRRYQNPVPRGTATEQRPLATSPRDIAIAGALYAAIATLANFLNAGMSAHMIGILAGLGLAASVSVWIATLRGVGQSLARLCEVLFGRRIEPLTLNLMACVLLPFCFVAGLASGHSSIAAFAFAFCYGAGNGILTITRGTLPLLLFDHRSYGSVVGRLLAPSFFLSATAPVAYASVIRHFGETGALYLSIAIAVLMLIAAALLRLRFRSPQAR, encoded by the coding sequence TTGATCCCGCGCCGGACCACCCTTTGCCTTGGCCTGTCGCAGCTCATCTCCTGGGGCATCTCCTATTACCTGATCGGCAGTTTCGGCGAATTGATCGCCAATGATCTCGGCTGGTCGGGCGCTGTCGTCTATGGCGGCTTTTCCGCCGCGCTGCTGGTGATGGGCCTGACCTCGCCCCTCGTCGGACGCCTGGTCGACCGTCATGGCGGCCTGCCCGTGATGGCGGCGGGCGCGCTGCTCAACGCCGCCGGCTGCGCCGGGCTCGCTCTCGCCGAAACGGTGCCGGCCTATTACGTCGCCTGGATCTGCCTCGGCCTGGCGATGCGCCTGACGCTCTATGACGCCGCCTTCGCGGCGCTGGCCCGGATCGGCGGGCCGCAGGCGCGCGGCCCGATCGCGCAGATCACGCTGCTCGGCGGGCTCGCCTCCACCCTGTTCTGGCCCCTCGGGGCCGAGCTCGCCGCGCATTTCGGCTGGCGCGGCGCGCTCATGGTCTATGCCGGCATCGCGCTGCTCTCCGCACCGCTTTATCTGGCTATCCCGAACCGCCGCTACCAAAACCCCGTCCCGCGCGGCACCGCGACCGAGCAGCGCCCACTCGCCACCAGCCCGCGCGACATCGCGATCGCCGGCGCGCTTTATGCGGCGATTGCGACGCTCGCCAATTTCCTCAATGCCGGCATGTCCGCCCATATGATCGGCATCCTGGCCGGCCTCGGTCTCGCGGCCTCGGTCTCGGTCTGGATCGCCACGCTGCGCGGCGTCGGCCAGTCGCTGGCGCGCCTCTGCGAGGTCCTGTTCGGCCGGCGGATCGAGCCATTGACCCTCAATCTCATGGCCTGCGTGCTGCTGCCGTTCTGCTTCGTCGCGGGCCTCGCCAGCGGGCACTCCAGCATCGCGGCCTTCGCCTTCGCCTTCTGCTATGGCGCCGGCAACGGCATCCTGACGATCACCCGCGGCACCTTGCCCCTGCTGCTCTTCGACCACCGCAGCTATGGCAGCGTCGTCGGCAGGCTGCTCGCGCCGAGCTTCTTCCTCTCCGCCACCGCGCCGGTCGCCTACGCTTCCGTCATCCGGCATTTCGGCGAGACGGGAGCGCTCTACCTGTCGATCGCCATCGCCGTCCTCATGCTGATCGCGGCCGCCCTGCTCAGGCTGCGTTTCCGATCGCCGCAGGCTAGGTGA
- a CDS encoding LysR family transcriptional regulator, with amino-acid sequence MRDFNLDQLQTFCDVIALGSFTAAAEKLNLSQPAVSLQIRQLERRLGVMLIERVGRRARPTVAGVELLGHAGQIEAVVSAARDGMARHATGAMGRVRLGTGATACTFLLPPILRELRRRFPTLEITVSTGNTSDMVKAIDENLLDVGLVSLPVSGRILEITPILEDEFVVIAPPEMRLPARVTAAALSGLPVLLYEPGGNTRRIADEWFARGGVSLKPIMSLGSVEAIKEMVGAGLGCAVLPGMAVSKDKNRDSFVVHPVSPRLHRTLAVVIRRDKLLHRGLRETVKALKALSEEAPAEGGLAGEGRQTS; translated from the coding sequence ATGCGCGATTTCAATCTCGACCAGCTTCAGACCTTCTGCGACGTCATCGCGCTCGGCAGTTTCACCGCTGCCGCCGAAAAGCTGAATCTGAGCCAGCCGGCGGTGAGCCTGCAGATCCGCCAGCTCGAACGGCGTCTCGGCGTGATGCTGATCGAGCGCGTCGGAAGGCGGGCGCGGCCCACCGTGGCCGGCGTCGAATTGCTCGGCCATGCCGGCCAGATCGAGGCCGTGGTGTCGGCTGCGCGCGACGGCATGGCCCGGCACGCCACGGGGGCGATGGGACGGGTGCGGCTCGGCACCGGCGCGACCGCCTGCACCTTCCTGCTGCCGCCGATCCTGCGTGAACTGCGCCGGCGCTTCCCGACGCTCGAGATCACGGTCAGCACCGGCAACACCTCGGACATGGTCAAGGCGATCGACGAGAACCTGCTCGATGTCGGGCTGGTCTCGCTGCCGGTCTCCGGCCGCATCCTCGAGATCACGCCGATCCTGGAGGATGAATTCGTTGTGATCGCGCCGCCCGAGATGCGCCTGCCCGCGCGCGTCACCGCGGCGGCGCTGTCGGGCCTGCCGGTGCTGCTCTACGAACCCGGCGGCAATACGAGGCGGATCGCCGATGAATGGTTCGCGCGCGGCGGCGTGAGCCTGAAACCGATCATGTCGCTGGGCAGCGTCGAGGCGATCAAGGAGATGGTCGGCGCGGGGCTCGGCTGCGCCGTGCTGCCGGGCATGGCCGTGAGCAAGGACAAGAACCGAGACAGTTTTGTGGTGCACCCAGTCTCGCCGCGACTGCATCGTACGCTCGCGGTCGTGATCCGCCGCGACAAGCTCTTGCATCGCGGCCTCAGGGAGACGGTCAAGGCGCTGAAGGCGCTGTCGGAGGAGGCACCCGCCGAGGGCGGGCTTGCGGGCGAAGGGCGGCAAACCTCCTGA